The genomic window TGCACTTGTACGGGAAGGAGCAATATTTTGGTGTTGCGATGATTTAGCAATTCGAGGGCGCTTTTACTCTCCTGACTAAGCCATTGCGCCGCCTCGGGTTGCTCTGCCTGCTGGGTGATCTGACTAAAAATGTCTGCAGACGGTCCGGCGTCAGCGACCGAGGAAAATACCGATGTGAGTAAAACAACGCCAAACAGGCCTTTTATCATTTTCATTATCAATAGCCACACCCCAATACTAACGCAAAAGACGAGGTATCTGCTGAAGGAGTCTGCAAACGAGTGAGAACAAGACAAAGCCAGACAGGCAAACCCGATGAAATCTTCTAAGCAGGTATTTGCTTGTTAGCCGTCTTGTTCAGGAGATACCCAGGCACATTATTCCTGAAGCCCCGGGCGGAATCAATTTGGCAGGCACAAACAAAAAAGGCGTGGAGCTGTCACACTCCACGCCTTTTATTGATCCTCGACTAAGGACTGACCTGCACAACTACCGATGGTGGTGTGGTGTCGTATTGGCCAAATGCGTTTCGAACCAATAAGGTCACGACAAAAGTACCGACCTGATTGAAGGAAATCGTGCCGGGGTTTTGTGTTTCGATATTGCGTGCCGCGCCACCAAAACTCCACTGGAAGATCAGTTGGCCAGCACCAGAAGGATCAAAGCCCATACCTGAGAACTGCAGAGACTGACCTACTCGAATCTGCACAAAAGACGAACTGGGCGATACGATATATCCTTCCGGACCACTAACACCAGCCACCGGTGGGAATGGGCTTCCCCCTATCGGCGCTCCGCCAATTGGCGCACCTATCGGCGGTGTTGGGAATGGATTAGCGATCGGTGACTGAAAACCCTGTTGCACCGTTACCACCCGTTGATCGAAGACATTCACTGGCGCGCCATTGATGCTACCTGTGATCTGCAATGTCACGAAAAACGTTCCCGGCGTTGTGAACTGTACCGGCTGAGGATTACGGAAATTACTCGGCGCGGCGGCACCACCAAAATTCCATTGGTAATTAATATTGTTACCATTGATCTGGTTCGCCTCGAAGTTCACGCTATCACCCACATTGATTACCACATCCCCGCTTGGCGTAAGTATCCCGCCTCCGGTAAATGGTAATCCGGCTGGTGGTTGCGGAAGATTAGGCTGTCCGACAGGCGGCGCAGGAAGCGATGGTTGCAACACCGTGATCACGCGACGATCAAAGACATTGAGTGGCACACCATTAAGCGTTCCGGTTACCGTCAATGACACAAAGTACGTTCCGGGTGTCGTAAAACGTACCGGGTCCGGACGACGATCATTGCTAGATCGGGCTGCTGCACCAAAATCCCACAGATATGTTGCGATGGCACCAGTTAAACGGTTGGCTTCGAAGTTAACCGTGTCACCCACATTAATCACCAAATCTGTTGCTGGCGAAACAATACCGGTACCCAAAGGCACTTGCCCTGCAGGGAAACCAGGCGGCAACGTCGGTGGAAATGGTGATGCACCTGGCGGTAGAGCCCCGTTTGTTTGCATGACCGTGATATTGCGTTGATCAAAAATATTTACGGGAACGCCCGCAGCATCAGTACCTGATATTCTTACTGCAATTGTAAAGGTACCAATTCGATCAAAAGTCACTGTTGCGCTTCGACGCGTACTATTGTTACGCAATCCAGCGAATTCCCAGTTGTAGTTGAGATTCGCACCTGGAGGATCGATCGCCTCGAAACGAATCTGACTGCCGAGATTCACGACGGTATCCGCTGCTGGTGAGACTATGCCTGCCGTTGCACCGTTTATCGGATTGCCAGGAAAAGGTGGAAATGGATTCGGCGCCGGTGATGGTGGAAATGCGGGATTCTGTTGCATAACCGTAATCACGCGTTGATCGAATATGTTTATCGGAATTCCCGCGCTCGTACCCGTCACCTGTAAGGTCACGAAGAAAGTTCCTGGCGTATTAAAACTCACCGTACCTGGCGACTGTCGATTGCTATTGCCGCGTACGCTACCAAAGTTCCAGTTATAGTTGAGATTCGCACCGGGAATATTGATGGCCTGGAAATTAACCTCGTTGCCGACATAAATCACCATGTCCGTGGCTGGCGAAACAATACCGCTGTTCGCCGCAATAGGATTAACACCTCCACCCGGCGGTGGCAGATTTGGTAGTGGCGTTCCGGTCACGCTGACACGCACTGACTCGCGATCGGAAACCTGTTGTCCGCTCAGCACATCTGTTCCGGTAACGCGCAGGTGCACATGATAATTTCCCGGATCCGTGAAGATGTATTGCCCAGGTGATTGCTGATTGGAAGTAAACACATCCCGATCATTGTCCTGTCGATGGATACGCCATTCATAAGTAATGTTACTGACCGTCTGAGCATTACGCGCCTCACCCATCAGAAATATCGGTGTACCCAGGGTCACTGAAGTATTGTCTGTTGGAGAGGTAATACTTGCATCTACATTACTCGGCGCTCGAACCGTAATCGTGCGCGTCGCCGGATTACCCACGACGTTACCGGTCTGATCGGTGACATAAAATGTCACGAAGAACTGCCCCGGAATTGGAAAGGTGATGTTACCCGGTGTTGGCAGATTGGAATTCGCGGCCGCGCCACCAAAGGTCCAGAAATATTGAAAAAGCCCTGGATTATTATTGGCACTGGCCTGACCGCTAAAGAATACCGATTCACCCGGACGTATTGTAACGTCTGACTGTGGCGAAATTATCGTGGTTGCCAGTACGCCATTGACTGGCGGAGTTCCTGCGAAGGGATCGATAACGGTAATTCTGCGCTTGGGTGGATTCGGGTCTTTTGTACCAAGCGCATCGGTGACCGTCATTTCAATTTCGAAGATACCTGGTGTCGTAAACGTCACCGCGCCTGCAGCACCAACCGGGCTCATATAAATATTCGGTGCTAGCCGTTCAAACTCCCACGAGTAATATAGCGCGCCACTATTATCGGGATCATAGCCAGTGGCATCGAAAAATAAACTTTCACCAACGTTAATCGTCACGTCATTCATTGGCGAAGTAATCATGCCTACGGGCGCCTGATTTGCGGCAGCCACTCCTGCGCCCACGACCACCGTAACAGTCGCAGGCACCGGACTACGTAGACCAAAAGTACTGGTTGCATAAAGGCTAACGATATAAGTGCCCGCACGTGAAAACGGAACCGCGCCAGGAGTCGCGCCAAACTGTGGTGGAAAAATTCCAGAGAAATCCCATTCAAAGGTGAAGCTTTGTGAGTTCAAATCATCGGTTGCCGTACCACTGAAAAACAATGTCTCACCGACATTGATATTTACCGTGCCATTCACGGCGACAGGAGACAAAATCGTCGGTGTTGGCGTAGTCGCCAGGGTGGTGTTTGGATCTGTCACCGTTACTGAACGCAAGGCAGGCGTGGGATCAACATTGCCTGCGCCGTCGGTTACATAGAGTCTGATTAAATACGTGCCAGCGGTGTTAAACCACAACGGTCCAGGATTCTGTACCGCAGAATTTGGCGCGACCCCAGCCAGATCCCAACGAAAACTAAACGGCGGCACCACTGCACTTCCGATAACTGTCGCCTGCAGATCGACGCTTTGTCCAACCGCGATCGTGACATCCTGCGGCGGACTGAGTATGACGCCGTTAGGAATGTTTGCCAGGTCTACCGGGTTGGCAACCACTTTGACGCCATTCGGTATATCAGTGGCCGCTATAGCTCTGCCTCTCACCCCCTGTGAGTTGGCAGAGCAATTAGCTGGCGCATTCTGTACCGGGATGGTTGTCATCCCTTCCGGCAGATCCACGTGCACATCACAGGCAGCGACGGTCGAACTGGCTGACCAGTATCCTTCGTCGTCAACGCTAGCGTGACCGATTACCGCGCCGTTCGCAGCATCGTGTATCTGTACCGTATCCACCTTGGAAGATGCTATTCCGGAAACAAGCAGGGTTTGCGTGTCCTCTTCCCAAACAGCGTTGGCGTTCACATCCACGCCTGTTGGTAATTGCTCACAAGCGCTGAAAAAAAATATCGCTAGTATTAAATAGGATATTGCTATGGTGGTCTCACTAACTATAGAGCGAGCATTCGTTCTCCATGTATTCATTGTAATCTGGCTCCCCGTGTTTGCTCATTGCACTGACTGCGTGGCTGCTTGGTCTAATTTTTTTACACATAATTGAAAGGACGACGCAGCACCGTAGGCGTGCCAGCGTTCCAGGCGAATACACATTTGTGGTAACAACATGGAGTACCGATGCGTGATGTCACACACCTAGTTTTTTTAGGAAATAAAGCAAATAACGATAAAGCAGGATTCTGTTATTTTTTATTTTTTCTACGCAACCCAATGCGCTATTCATCTCCTGTATACAATGGCAGCACCCCTTCCCACATGCGCCATGTTGCCATACTGCCCTTCAAGTTTGAAATGGGACTGAATTTCTCGGATTAAAAATCAATGTTTGAGCGTTTGATTACTAACGATTTTTTGCTGTGGCATTTCACACAGTGTCAAACCTTGGACACGAACCGTAGCAATGGATAGCAGGGTCGAAAGTAAATACTGTCGCCGCATGCTTGGACAGTTTTTTTTGCAGGAGATTTTAGCAGACATCTTTTGCTGTCCAGCTGACCGAACGCTTGAGCAGAATCAGTGACTGAGCGTAGAAAAAAAACCGGGGCTATAGTACTGCCCCGGTGTTATACATGAGAAAAGAGAAATTGTTGGCTGAAAAAAGTGATCGTCAAAACATTCGAGAATCAGGGAATGAAATCAAACGCGATTAAAAGTACACACAAAAAGAGCAGACCGAAAACAGGATGTTGTATACGCGCATGAAATGGAGACATAATGCTTCACCTTTTCTTCGTACCCGTCCCTTCGGGTGGAAATACACCGCGCGTTCGAACCATGAAATCCTTGCCGGTGTCCTGTGACATGGATCTACCTTACCCCAGTTACCCTCCAAAGGGTATCCCAAATGTGTAAACATCTGTGTCCTGTCTACCCGTATACTGGAAATGATTTGGCTTTTCTGTTAGATGATAGTTGCGTAGAATTTACATTCATCTATCACATTGATTTTTTATAATGAAACTGTCGCTCAAAACATTTTTACTTTTGTTTATTGTTTTTAAGCAAAGCTACGCTGCAACTTGCACTGTAGACGACATCACCTCGATACCGGACATACGTCTAGAACTCGCGGTAAATGGCACGGAAGACCCGGTCGCAATAGCCCATGCCGGTGATCAAAGCAAACGTTTGTTTGTTGTCGAACAAGACGGTCGGGTGCGCGTAGTGAAAGACAACAAACTCGTCGACAAACCATTTCTCGACATCACCGACAAAGTAAAATCCGGTGGTGAAAAAGGCCTGCTAGGTATCGCCTTTCATCCCCAGTTTCGTAGCAATGGAAAATTCTATGTTAACTACACGAGAGAAGTAGATCACCTGGAGACGGTTGTTTCGGAATTTCGCGCCGATAAAAACAACATCGTTAATCCCAAAAGCGAACGCATACTTCTACAGTTTTCTCAACCGTGGGGAAATCATAACGGTGGACAGTTAGCCTTTGGGCCGGACGGTATGCTTTACATCGGCGTGGGTGACGGCGGATCCGCCAACGATCCTGACAATAATGGACAACAAAAAGAAACCTTATTAGGCGCAATTTTACGCATTGATGTTAACCACACCCCCTACGGCATTCCCAAAGACAACCCGTTTGTGAATACGCCCAAGGCGCGTCCCGAGATATGGGCGTACGGCTTGCGCAATCCCTGGCGATTTTCCTTTGACCGCGAAACAGGGCAGTTATATGCCGCCGATGTGGGTCAGGATGAGGTGGAGGAAATCAATATTATCGAGAAAGGCGGTAACTATGGCTGGCGCATTATGGAAGGTGATATTTGTACGCCGGGAGTCGCGACCAACTGTGATAAAACAGGATTGAAACTACCTTTCTATCACTATCGACACAATATCGGCAGGTCCATAACGGGCGGCTATGTGTATCGCGGTGTTCGCAGTCCTTCCTTATGCGGTACCTATCTCTATGGCGACTTCGTTAACCAGGCATTGTGGGGGTTGCGTTACCACCAGGGTAAAGTGGTTGCGCACAAAACTCTGTTTGAGGCGCGTTCACTTTGGCGTTTGCCCCTGGACTATTTCGATGACAACGGTTTGCTCATCAGCACCTTCGGTGAAGACGAAGACGGCGAGGTCTATGTGGCCGCTTATCAAAGCGGACGTATTTATCGCATAGTGGCCAAATAATACAGCGGTATTACTGCTGATAAACCCAGCGTATCAATTCATCCTGCAAGGCTTCTGCTTTTTTTGTGTGCGCCTGTTTATCGTTGTGCAACATGACGACGACGTATCGCTTTCCGCTTCTAGCATAGACATAGCCGGCCATGGTTTGAACAAAGTCGAGCAGCCCCGTTTTGATATGCGCGCGTCCAATTAAAGGTTCACCATGAAAACGATGGGCCATAGTACCGTCATAACCGCTGACCGGTAGCGACGCCATAAACTCCGGCATATAGGCTTGATGATAAATGTATACGAGCATTTGCCCGAGCATGACAGCACTGGTACGCGTATCACGCGACAAACCGGCACCGTTATCCAGTTGCAATACGCTGTCATCCACGCCGGTTTCCTGCACCCAGGATCGAACGGCTTTTAGACCTTTATCTGTTGTACCCGGCGCCTGATATCGCGCAGCTCCCATCGTCAACAACACTTGTCGAGTCATTACATTATTACTGAATTTGTTTATCAGGCGGATCGCTTCCGCGAGTGATATCGATGATTCCTGTATCGCGGAAGTGGCGGAACTGGGAACGCGAGCGGGCTGAATACGTCCTCCAACACTGCCGCCTAGCTGTTGCCAGATCGGCAAGAAGTAATGACTGAAGTGATCCGCCGTTTCCACCACACGACGATACAGGGTACGTCTCTCGCATTCTCTTGCATAGCGTCCATCGAAAGTTACAACGACATCATCGCCTTTGTTATCTACGGATAGCGTTAAACGCTTTTGCCAGTTCCCGCAACTTCCATTGACCAGTTTGACCTTGTTCACCAGACGCAACCGCGGCGAGGCCGGGAAAGTAACGATGTTCACCTGATCCTGCTCAACCCCAAAATGAAATTCCGTTGCCTGAAATCCTACCAGTACAGCATTCGGCCCCACGTGGTAGGTGCGAAAAGGCTGATCATCGAACGCGCCATAATCCACCTTGTCCGGACGAAAATAGCTGTCATCGAAATACACATTGCCTTTGATGTCATGTATGCCAAACATGGAAAGTCTGTTGAGGAGTAACCAGAAGCGCTCTGGCGTCAGATAAGGATCGCCATTGCCGACGAAATACACGTCACCGTTTAATGTCCCTCTATTCAGGTCGCCGGTATACAAGACGTCGGTAGACCAGCGATAACCAACGCCGAGGGTTCCCAATGAGGCGGCGGTAGTCACCAGCTTGATTACGGATGCGGGATTAAACGGTTTGTGTGCCTGAAACGACACTAACGGTTTATTTGCGCCGACTTCCTGAACGAAAAGTCCTATGCCGTCGAGTTCAAATCCTTTGTCCGCAATCGTCTGTGCAAGAATTGGAGGTAAATCTGCAGCGGCATGGGCGCATAGGGAAAACAACAAACACAAAACGACACGCACATTGAAACGAATATGTCGTGTCGTCAGCATTAACGCCCCTATTTCTTTGCCTTGGGTTCTACGGAATGACAACGCATGCAATTCAATGTCGGTGAAAACGCGATCTTGCCGTGACAAAGACCGCAATACTTACCGTTTAGGATATCTGCCATCTGAATTTTGGCTGCGCCTTTTTTCTGTTCGAACACCGCGGGATGACAGTTCTTACACGCCAGCCATTCAGTGTGGACTTTATGAGAGAACAAGACATTAGGCATTGCCTGTGTATTGGTAAACAACAGATCGAGATCAAAAGGTTTTAGTTCTGGCCCGGTTCCCATCAAGTCTGAACGTGGTGCAATCATGCCACTACGCAAGGCCTGCACCCAGTTAGTCAAACCGGCGTCATCACGCGGAAACTCAGCCAATGCCTCGTCCGGTGGCTGCAAACCATACATAGCAGTAATATTTGTCGGGTCGTGGATACCGTCTTCGGCGATGGGAATGGCTTTACCCGTTAATTGAAAATGCGTTCCCTTGTTCCAGAACTCACCTTCAAATTTACCTGGCTCTTCGGCCTGAACTGCCGAGCCAATAAATCCTGCCAGTAAAACCCAAAAAACCAATTGAATAAACGTGTAATACATATTTTCCAACTTTTTCTATAGTGTAGTCTAACGCCAAGGCATCCTATTATACCGCGTGGAAGAGAAAATTTGACCCAAGCTCTGAGGATAGCAAGCACTATTCGGACCTGAATATCTTCAATCGAGGGGCTGTATAAAAACTGAATGACGAACATACACTTAAACTTGGACGAATGACTGCCGCAATAGTAATCTTGGAAAATCTGCCTCGGACGAATAAGCATTAATGTCTCTTTCAAATAGTTTTCTTCGTGAATCCCGCGCCTTGTTAGTACTTGCTACGCCTATCGTTATCAGTCAACTGGCGCAAATGGGTATGAGCTTCACCGATACCGTAATGTCTGGGCGACATGCAGAAAGCAGTCTGGCCGGCGTGGCGATAGGCTCCAGTGTATGGATTCCCTGTTTTCTGTTTCTTACCGGTGTACTCATGGCGGTAACGCCGTTCGTCGCACAGGCCTGGGGAGCACAGCAACACAAGGACATCAGAGTGACTGTCCAGCAAGGCATGTGGTTAGCACTCGCACTCGGTATCGCGATGATGCTGGTGATGCAGAGCCTGGGAATTATCTTCGACTACATGGAAATGGAACCCGTCGCGTACGAACAGGCGCGGGGTTATAGTTATGCGGTTTCTTTCGGACTGCCCGCAATGGCCTTGTTCGTGGTATTGCGCAGCTTGAACGAAGGCACACACTTCACCCGCCCCTACATGTACGTCAGCATAGGGGCCGTGCTGTTGAACATTCCGCTGAACTATATTTTCGTCTACGGAAAATTAGGACTACCCGAAATGGGTGGCGTGGGCTGCGGTTGGGCGACGGCACTGGTGTTATACCTGGAATTTTTCGCCCTGTTGTTTGTCACCCGACGCCAGAAAGAATTGAATACCCTGGGCTGGTTCACCAACTGGCAAAAACCCGAGCTATCGCGGATTATGGAGCTACTGCGTCTCGGCATTCCCATTGGCATCGGCTTACTCATCGAATCCAGTATGTTTTCACTCATCGCCTTGTTTCTCGCCAAGCTGGGAAGCACAGCAGTCGCCGGGCATCAGGTGGCGATGTCTTTCGTTTCATTGATGTTCATGGTGCCGCTGAGTCTTGCCATGGGACTGACAATACGCTGTGGCTATTTTGTCGGTCGAGGTGAACCAGACAAAGCGCGCTATGCGGCATTTCTGGGTATGGGACTGACACTTTGCTGCGCCTGTATTTTTTCGTCGTCGATGTTGCTGTTTCCGCAATACATTGCCTCGCTCTATAGTAATGATGTCGCCGTGCAGGCACTCGCCGTAAAGCTGTTGTTCTTTGGCGCGATTTTTCAATTCTCAGATGCCATACAAGTGAGCGCTGCCGGAGTATTACGCGGTTACAAGGACACGCGTTTCACTTTTGTCACTATGCTTTTGGCCTACTGGGGAATAGGTTTACCTTTAGGTTATATGCTGGGCGTTACTGAGATATTTGGCAGTGCGCTTGGCGCGCAAGGGTTTTGGGTGGGACTAATCGCCGGACTGGGTTTCGCTTCGGTTTTTCTTGCCGCGCGCGTGCATATGATCAGCAAGAAGGCAGTAAAAACAGCACCCGTCTTTGCTTAACGGGTGCTGTTTCGCGTTTACCACATATATTTTTTCAGCGTCGCCTTATCATCCGCGCTTGGCATATGGTTTAAATCATGAACGATGCCGGCCAGTTCACGCGCTGCTTCCGGTACAGCGCTATCGCCCTTGATCTTCGCCAGTTTGGCTTTATCTTCACCACTTGCCTTGTGTTGCAGATTTAGAATGGCAGTGGCGATATCGCGTTCGTATTGAGGAGCGTTGGCGTTATTGACGATGTCTTGCAACTTCGGCCGGTCCGCATCACCAGGATAATGATTCAGATAGTTCAAAATTGTCGCCATAGTCTTTATTGATGCGCTGGGTTGACCACTTGCGACACTGAGTTGTGAAACAGCAAGCATCGCCAGCATCAATAATAACGCTGTAATTCCCTTATTCATATTGTCACCTTTCAATTATTTCCGTTAAAAAGTACTTCACCCTGATGCACGCAAATCATTTGTCAAATACATGAATTTGTCAAACATTATGCTTGATCAGGCCTGTATTCGAAAACCGACACCTTGGTGCCCTGTCCCGACACAGTTTCTTTATACGCTTCAGGCAAGGGTATTATTTCCGTGTAGCGACAAACATCACATTCGGCAGACACTATCTCATGAAGAAAATTTTGATCGAGATTGGGGGCATTCAGACAGAGCACCAACAAACCGCCTGGCGCCATAAACTCGGGCAGGCGCCGAATGATTTTCTGATAGTCTTTTCCGATATTGACACTACCGACTTGAAATGCAGGCGGGTCGCAGATTAACAAATCATACGGCCCATGCTTGCGCAACCGTGACCATGAACGAAATATATCCACGCCTTCAAACACGACATGCGCTGTGTCCTGATTATTCAAGCGATGGTTCTCCCTGCCACGTTGCAGTACGCTCTTGTTGTTATCAAAATTCACAACCTTGCGCGCGCCACCTGCCAGTGCCGCAACTGAAAACGCACAGGTATAAGCGAACAGATTCAATACGCGTTTATCGGCGGCCTGTTCTCTCACCCAACGTCGCCCATTGCGCATATCCAGAAACAAACCGTAATTTTGCAGACGGCCAAGTTGGATATAGAACTTCAGTCCATCTTCGGTAACCACAATCTCTGTCAGCGCCTCTCCCAGCAAAACTTCGGTTGGCGATTTTTCCTGGTATCGATGCTGAACTTGTACCGAACGACAACCGTCAATGCGCGACATCAACGTATCCGCCAGTTCCGCAAGCCATTTAGTGTCTACTGGTTCGTACAACATGATCAATGCGACAGGCGGCAACCAATCTATATTGACATGTTGGTAGCCGGGATATGCCTTACCGCGACCATGAAACAGGCGCCGACATTCCGCTTGCGGAACATTTTTTGGTGGAACGAAAGCGATGTCATTTATCACTTTTGGAAACTACCCTCTTGCCAGCCTTGCGTTACATGTCACTAAAAATAGTATGGTATGAATCTTATCACTATTGTCCACGCGTCCAAAAAGTAACAAACCTTGTACTCAATCGTCTAAAGGACTAACGTAGGTTTGATACAGCGACTATTCGTTACAAGGAAGCCATCATGAAACCACAACTGATTAGCTTCGATCTCTGTCCGTTCGTGCAACGTTCGGTGATCACCTTACTGGAAAAGCATGTGGAGTTTGATATTACTTACATCGATCTCGCCAAGCCACCACAATGGTTTCTCGATATCTCACCCTTTGGCAAAGTGCCAGCGTTACGGGTAGGGGATAAAACCGTGTTCGAATCGGCAGTGATAAACGAATATCTCGACGACACCACGCCGCCATCTATGCATCCCGTCGACCCATTGCAACGTGCCATCAATAAATCGTGGATAGAGTTTGCCTCTGAACTACTGGCGCAACAATATCTCTATAGCGTCGCCAATACGGAAGACGAATTTGACACTCACTTACACCAACAGATAAGCCTCTTATCTCGCCTGGAGAAACACTTCGGCGACGGGCCGTTCTTTAACGGCGACGCCTTTTGTTTGATTGAAGCGGCGTACGCCCCATTCTTTACCCGCGCAAAACTATTAGTCGACATATTCGACAATACGTTTATGGATGAGACACCGAAGCTATCCCTCTGGGCTGACAAACTGGTGAAGCGTGAGTCCGTGATGAATTCGGTTAATGCCGATTTTCGGCAAAAGTACATCGCTTATCTTCAAAATGTCGGTGGCTACGCCTCATCCCAGATGGCGAAATCGGTGATGATATAGAACCCGTCCATGCGCGATAGGCTACACGCAAGTCATCGACAACGCTTCCCTCACGGGAGACGCATGCTACAATTTGCTCAGTGTTTACAGAGCTGAGAGCCACCCATGAACCAGGAAGCCTATATATTTGAAGTCACAGAAAAAACATTCCCTTCTGCCGTTCTGCAAAACTCCGAGCAACTTCCCGTATTCGTGTTGTTTCAGGGCGTGTGGTCAGAGCCCTGTTTTGTTGAGGCCGAACTCTTAAGTCAGCTGGCCAATGAATTCGCGGGCAGATTTGTGTTTGCCAAGGTCGATATCGACGAACAAGCCGAGCTGCGCAAACAGTACCGCATCGAAAACGTTCCGACCTTAATTATTTTTCAAGACGGTGAAGAATCCCGACGCGAAGAAGGGCAGATGCAAGAGGCCGAGGCTCGCGCGGTGCTCGGTACCTATGGGATTAAACACGAATCCGACGACTTGCGCGAAGAGGCGCGTAAAAAACATCTTAGCGGCGATACAGCGGGCGCAATTGTGTTGTTAACTCAAGCCATACAGAAACACCCATCGAACACACGCGTTGCCATGGACATGGTGCAGATCTTTATCGATATCGGTGACATAAACAGCGCACAGGGACTTTACGGCAAACTGCCACAGCGCGACAAAGAAAGCGACATGGGCAAGGCGCTCAATGGTCAGCTTAGTTTTCTTGAGCTTGCATCTAAAACCGAGGGTCTTGACGTTTTACAACAGCGCATCATCTCTGAACCCAAAAATCATGAGGCCCGATTTGATCTGTCGGTCTGTCAGGTCGCCGCGCATCAATACAAATCCGCAATGGACAATCTCTTCGAGATACAGCAAAGCGATCCT from Gammaproteobacteria bacterium includes these protein-coding regions:
- a CDS encoding class I SAM-dependent methyltransferase, which translates into the protein MINDIAFVPPKNVPQAECRRLFHGRGKAYPGYQHVNIDWLPPVALIMLYEPVDTKWLAELADTLMSRIDGCRSVQVQHRYQEKSPTEVLLGEALTEIVVTEDGLKFYIQLGRLQNYGLFLDMRNGRRWVREQAADKRVLNLFAYTCAFSVAALAGGARKVVNFDNNKSVLQRGRENHRLNNQDTAHVVFEGVDIFRSWSRLRKHGPYDLLICDPPAFQVGSVNIGKDYQKIIRRLPEFMAPGGLLVLCLNAPNLDQNFLHEIVSAECDVCRYTEIIPLPEAYKETVSGQGTKVSVFEYRPDQA
- a CDS encoding glutathione S-transferase family protein; this translates as MKPQLISFDLCPFVQRSVITLLEKHVEFDITYIDLAKPPQWFLDISPFGKVPALRVGDKTVFESAVINEYLDDTTPPSMHPVDPLQRAINKSWIEFASELLAQQYLYSVANTEDEFDTHLHQQISLLSRLEKHFGDGPFFNGDAFCLIEAAYAPFFTRAKLLVDIFDNTFMDETPKLSLWADKLVKRESVMNSVNADFRQKYIAYLQNVGGYASSQMAKSVMI
- a CDS encoding tetratricopeptide repeat protein, which gives rise to MNQEAYIFEVTEKTFPSAVLQNSEQLPVFVLFQGVWSEPCFVEAELLSQLANEFAGRFVFAKVDIDEQAELRKQYRIENVPTLIIFQDGEESRREEGQMQEAEARAVLGTYGIKHESDDLREEARKKHLSGDTAGAIVLLTQAIQKHPSNTRVAMDMVQIFIDIGDINSAQGLYGKLPQRDKESDMGKALNGQLSFLELASKTEGLDVLQQRIISEPKNHEARFDLSVCQVAAHQYKSAMDNLFEIQQSDPAFRNGAAREMIITLIRMLTPSDPRLAQEYQRRLSNLLAN